In the Aythya fuligula isolate bAytFul2 chromosome 8, bAytFul2.pri, whole genome shotgun sequence genome, one interval contains:
- the FRRS1 gene encoding ferric-chelate reductase 1: MELPTLASGFWMLICFCVSVNGYPNGRVREACMSMIPCHGSSPQPSPVHNIAVNWTEFKPGDTIEVHLSGPDFEGFFIQARDAEHLDSPAVGSFILADRKHSQLLTCGRTKNSAVSHTSKAKKSDVKVYWIAPGNAPKHVQFLATVVKKYKTYWVKIPGPVVSQPNAPFPTTPLYVTSEAISTSHSASYLTKPFNASGCGITKFCVRNPSNCDPGSASCLFLSFQLQKSSVLIEMSGASEGYLAFALSYDQWMGDDDAYLCINEDHHVTVSTAYLKGRRPPVLDSENALEDVSWRLADGVLQCSFRRSIHLAVSKERFNLDTSYYIFLADGEAGEGGPIYKHRRQPLITNGMYNVTGIPQDIGGSRSPRLIKAHGALMFVAWITAVSIGVIVARFFKPVWSHSFLFGKEMWFQVHRMLMLTTVTLTSISFVLPFIYRGGWSKQAGFHPYLGCTVMALTIFQLLMAGFRPSLHAPRRQLFNWFHWSTGTTARMLAVVTMFLGMDLPALDLPDPWDTYTMIAFVAWHVGIDVLLEIHSYCLIRKAELIEDDRVQILQSLTSAEAEGHLFKQIVLTIYVCGNIVFLIAFLAAVYQI; encoded by the exons ATGGAGCTGCCTACCCTGGCTTCTGGTTTTTGGATGCttatttgtttctgtgtatCTGTGAATGGATATCCAAATGGGAGAGTAAGAGAAGCCTGCATGAGCATGATACCCTGTCATGGCAGCTCACCACAGCCATCACCTGTGCACAACATTGCAGTTAATTGGACTGAATTTAAACCTGGGGACACTATAGAAG TTCACCTGTCTGGACCAGATTTTGAAGGGTTTTTCATACAAGCCCGGGATGCAGAACACTTGGATAGCCCCGCGGTTGGTTCCTTTATATTAGCTGACCGGAAACATTCTCAGCTTCTGACGTGTGGCCGTACCAAG aattcagCAGTCAGTCACACAAGTAAAGCAAAGAAGAGTGATGTAAAAGTTTATTGGATTGCCCCTGGAAATGCACCAAAACACGTACAATTTCT AGCCACAGTTGTGAAGAAATACAAGACTTACTGGGTGAAGATTCCTGGTCCTGTTGTTTCTCAGCCTAATGCACCATTCCCAACAACACCCTTATATGTGACATCTGAGGCTATATCAACATCACATTCAGCTTCCTACTTAACAAAGCCA tTTAATGCATCAGGTTGTGGAATTACGAAGTTTTGTGTTAGGAATCCTTCAAACTGTGATCCCGGAAGTGCTTCGTGCCTTTTCTTAtccttccagctgcagaagagTTCAGTACTTATTGAAATGAGTGGCGCCAGTGAAGGGTACTTAGCATTTGCATTGTCCTATGACCAGTGGATG GGTGATGATGATGCATATCTGTGTATTAACGAGGACCACCATGTTACTGTAAGCACCGCATACCTGAAGGGACGAAGACCTCCTGTGTTGGATTCAGAG AATGCCCTTGAAGATGTGTCATGGAGGCTTGCCGATGGTGTTCTTCAATGTTCTTTTAGAAGGAGTATTCATCTTGCAGTATCTAAAGAGAGATTTAATCTAGACACCAGTTATTATATCTTTCTGGCAGATGGGGAAGCTGGTGAAG GTGGGCCAATATACAAACATCGTCGTCAGCCTCTAATTACCAATGGAATGTACAATGTCACAGGCATTCCTCAGGATATTGGAGGTTCCCGGTCCCCAAGACTCATCAAGGCTCATG gagcacTGATGTTTGTTGCTTGGATTACTGCAGTTAGTATTGGTGTCATTGTTGCACGATTCTTCAAACCTGTCTGGTCTCATTCATTCCTGTTTGGAAAGGAGATGTGGTTTCAG GTGCATCGTATGCTTATGCTGACCACTGTCACGCTTACAAGCATatcttttgttttgccttttataTACCGAGGAGGTTGGAGCAAA CAAGCAGGTTTTCATCCCTATCTTGGCTGTACTGTGATGGCTCTCACAATCTTTCAACTGCTTATGGCGGGTTTCAGACCATCTCTTCATGCACCAAG gAGACAATTGTTTAACTGGTTTCACTGGAGTACTGGTACAACAGCTAGAATGCTAGCTG TGGTGACTATGTTCTTGGGAATGGATCTACCAGCACTTGACCTACCAGACCCATGGGACACCTATACAATGATTGCTTTTGTAGCTTGGCATGTTGGTATTGACGTTCTTCTTGAAATACACAGCTACTGTCTCATACGGAAAG CTGAATTGATAGAGGATGACAGAGTACAAATATTGCAGTCACTCAcatctgcagaagcagag ggTCATCTGTTTAAACAGATTGTGTTAACAATCTATGTCTGTGGAAATATAGTATTCCTCATTGCCTTCCTGGCAGCAGTCTACCAAATATGA
- the PALMD gene encoding palmdelphin translates to MEEAELLKERFQAITDKRKLQEEITQKRRKVEEEKLKHQHLKKKALREKWLLDGLSSLTPKEQEEMQKQNREDQQRTHELEQDIFRLEKEIEALEKEEMKVSAKEESILKKLKSVEKTTEDIIKSVKTEKAEAEEEAADYIYASIPDLPKYFRPSALKRAGHTVTDDEEKRKALFAMEIKVEKDMKTGENTVLSTIPLPSNEFKETGIKVYDDGRKSVYAVSSNGSTTQNGMDELAPVEVEDLLRQATEKNSQSPTEYHEPVFANKFCRPVTPQKDKLVPGLKLEDTHRREMNGLTQAEFSPKGEHFMQQHKENGLGLPKPTPKSPSPELSHSEKKAHTNPENRMIHNEKRKAAHEELKPYQNTIERHNETRFLHSYHHNETSPAPQDEEDVQYKIVQAVPCYVDDSEPVTMIFMGYQRIDDDDAEADQKLSRYDGVIRAELVIIDDDDDDDSKSEKPSYHPIGHYSQVYQPPSRKNTEVPQMNPVRSLGSSLNKTPHKNSISLQEQEERLSSPTHHIHLQSQVSGDGTEDPSLTALRMRMAKLGKKVI, encoded by the exons ATGGAGGAAGCTGAATTGCTGAAGGAAAGATTCCAGGCCATAACA gacaaaagaaaactgcaagaaGAAATTACACAGAAACGTCGAAaagtagaagaggaaaaactgaaacacCAGCATTTAAAA AAAAAGGCCTTGAGAGAAAAATGGCTTTTGGATGGCCTTAGTTCTCTCACTCcaaaagagcaagaagaaatgcaaaagcagaaTCGAGAGGACCAACAACGAACTCATGAGCTGGAACAAGACATCTTCAG ACTGGAGAAGGAAATCGAGGCCcttgaaaaagaggaaatgaaagtcTCAGCTAAGGAAGaatctattttaaagaaacttaagTCAGTtgagaaaacaacagaagacaTAATTAAG tcagtgaagactgaaaaagcagaagctgaagaag AGGCAGCTGACTACATATATGCCAGCATACCTGACCTTCCCAAGTATTTCAGACCTTCTGCACTGAAGAGGGCAGGACATACTGTCACTGatgatgaagaaaagagaaaag CATTGTTTGCAATGGAAATTAAAGTTGAAAAAGACAtgaagacaggagaaaacacaGTGTTGTCAACAATACCTCTTCCCTCGAATGAGTTTAAAGAGACAGGTATTAAAGTCTATGACGATGGTAGGAAGTCAGTCTATGCAGTGTCCTCAAATGGCAGCACAACACAAAATGGAATGGATGAACTTGCTCCTGTTGAGGTAGAGGACCTTCTAAGGCaggcaactgaaaaaaattccCAGTCTCCCACAGAGTATCACGAGCCTGTGTTTGCAAACAAATTTTGCAGACCAGTTACTCCTCAGAAAGACAAATTAGTCCCTGGACTAAAACTGGAAGACACACATAGAAGAGAGATGAATGGACTCACTCAGGCAGAATTCTCTCCTAAGGGGGAACACTTCATGCAGCAACATAAAGAGAATGGGCTCGGTCTTCCAAAGCCAACACCAAAGTCTCCCTCTCCAGAACTTTCAcattcagagaagaaagcacaCACTAATCCTGAGAACAGAATGATACATAacgaaaaaagaaaagctgcacaTGAGGAATTAAAACCTTACCAGAATACAATAGAAAGACATAATGAGACAAGGTTTTTACACTCCTACCATCATAATGAAACATCCCCTGCACCTCAGGATGAGGAAGATGTTCAGTACAAAATCGTCCAAGCTGTACCATGTTACGTGGATGACTCTGAACCAGTTACAATGATTTTCATGGGTTATCAGCGcattgatgatgatgatgcaGAAGCAGATCAGAAGTTGTCAAGATACGATGGGGTTATCCGTGCAGAATTAGTTATTATTGATGATGACGATGACGACGACAGCAAATCTGAGAAACCATCATATCATCCCATAGGCCACTATAGCCAGGTTTATCAGCCACCaagcagaaaaaacacagaagtgccACAGATGAACCCGGTGAGAAGCCTGGGTTCAAGCCTGAACAAGACACCCCACAAGAACTCCATCTCCCTACAAGAACAAGAGGAACGCTTAAGCTCACCTACGCACCACATTCATCTTCAGAGTCAGGTATCTGGAGATGGTACTGAAGATCCCTCATTAACAG ctctaaGGATGAGAATggcaaagctggggaaaaaggtGATTTAA